The Buttiauxella selenatireducens genome has a window encoding:
- the diaA gene encoding DnaA initiator-associating protein DiaA has protein sequence MLERIKVCFTESIQTQIAAAEALPDAISRAAMTLVQSLLNGNKILCCGNGTSAANAQHFAASMINRFETERPSLPAIALNADNVVLTAIANDRLHEEVYAKQVRALGHTGDVLLAISTRGNSRDIVKAVEAAVTRDMTIVALTGYDGGELAGLLGPQDVEIRIPSHRSARIQEMHMLTVNCLCDLIDNTLFPHQDV, from the coding sequence GTGCTCGAAAGAATCAAAGTCTGCTTCACGGAAAGTATTCAAACTCAGATTGCCGCCGCTGAAGCGTTGCCAGATGCTATCTCCCGTGCAGCAATGACACTGGTTCAGTCACTGCTCAATGGCAATAAAATTCTGTGCTGCGGCAACGGCACTTCTGCGGCTAACGCCCAGCATTTTGCTGCCAGCATGATCAACCGCTTTGAAACTGAGCGCCCGAGTTTACCTGCCATTGCACTTAATGCCGATAATGTGGTCTTAACCGCGATCGCAAACGATCGTTTACACGAAGAAGTGTACGCGAAACAAGTACGTGCGCTCGGCCATACCGGTGATGTTTTGCTCGCGATTTCGACCCGTGGTAACAGTCGTGATATTGTCAAAGCGGTAGAAGCTGCCGTGACGCGTGACATGACTATCGTTGCATTAACTGGCTATGACGGCGGGGAATTGGCCGGCTTATTAGGGCCGCAGGATGTTGAAATCCGCATCCCTTCTCACCGCAGCGCACGCATTCAGGAAATGCATATGCTGACGGTAAACTGCCTGTGCGATCTAATTGATAATACGTTATTCCCACACCAGGACGTTTAA
- a CDS encoding penicillin-binding protein activator → MVPSKFIRSKAGRCLPVVLAALFFAGCTTKAPDQSIAHMQGEATANSAYYLQQMQQSTDDSKTSWQLLAIHALLKEGKTQQAVDLYNQLPKEMDETQRREQALLAAEVKVAQKDYADANARLSKINVAALNKNQQARYYQAVIDASQNRPSIELLRAYIAQEPMLTGPAHQKNIDGTWQALSLMTAEQMKSLVINADENTLQGWLDLQRVWNDNRNDPEMLKAGIKDWQTRYPQNPGAKTLPTQLSNMQNYKPASTNKIALLLPLSGQAAVFGRTIQQGFEAAKNMGSAPVAQATAPVQPADANAQPGDTTQAALPQPVDPNMVASPSAASVDDLTQQPTETPVQPAPAPQPAPQVQAAAAAPANPSAEIKVYDTTTQPLAQILAQAQQDGATIVVGPLLKNNVDQLATTTSPLNILALNQPESVQNRANICYFALSPEDEARDAAGHIWQQGHRAPLLLVPRSTLGDRVTKAFADEWLKLGGGTVLQQKFGSIAELKQGINSGSGIALSGTPVTPASAQPAGVTIGGLTIPPPPTDAQITAGTSGGVDAAYIVATPDEVALIKPMIAMRTGSRSAAQLYASSRSSQGVNGPDFRLEMDGLQFSEIPMLAGNNPSLMQQALGSVRNDYSLARLYAMGVDAWSLANHFSQIRQVPGYQVNGNTGTLSANPDCVINRKLNWLQFSRGQIVPAS, encoded by the coding sequence ATGGTACCGTCTAAATTTATTCGTTCTAAAGCCGGGCGTTGTCTGCCTGTTGTGCTGGCCGCGCTATTTTTTGCCGGCTGTACTACTAAAGCACCAGACCAGTCGATTGCGCATATGCAGGGCGAAGCCACTGCTAATTCGGCGTATTACCTGCAACAAATGCAGCAAAGCACTGATGATAGCAAGACCTCCTGGCAATTACTCGCCATTCATGCGCTGTTAAAAGAAGGCAAAACCCAGCAAGCCGTTGATCTCTACAATCAGCTACCGAAAGAGATGGATGAGACGCAACGCCGTGAACAGGCACTGCTGGCAGCCGAAGTGAAAGTCGCCCAGAAAGATTATGCCGATGCCAACGCGCGTCTGAGCAAAATCAATGTTGCTGCGCTAAACAAAAATCAGCAGGCGCGCTATTACCAGGCGGTTATCGACGCAAGCCAGAATCGCCCGTCGATTGAACTGCTGCGTGCCTATATCGCGCAAGAGCCAATGTTGACTGGCCCTGCGCATCAAAAAAATATTGATGGTACCTGGCAAGCGTTATCGCTGATGACGGCCGAGCAGATGAAGTCTCTGGTTATCAATGCCGACGAAAACACACTGCAAGGTTGGCTGGATCTGCAACGCGTCTGGAACGACAACCGTAACGATCCTGAAATGCTCAAAGCCGGTATTAAAGACTGGCAAACACGCTATCCGCAGAATCCGGGTGCGAAAACACTGCCGACGCAGTTAAGCAATATGCAGAATTACAAACCCGCGTCGACTAACAAAATTGCCCTGCTGCTGCCATTAAGCGGCCAGGCGGCGGTTTTTGGTCGCACCATTCAGCAAGGTTTTGAAGCAGCGAAAAATATGGGCTCCGCTCCGGTGGCGCAAGCAACGGCACCAGTGCAGCCAGCGGATGCCAATGCGCAACCTGGTGATACCACACAAGCGGCTCTGCCACAGCCAGTCGATCCCAACATGGTGGCAAGCCCGTCAGCCGCCTCGGTTGATGATTTAACCCAACAGCCTACGGAAACGCCTGTACAACCTGCTCCAGCGCCGCAACCTGCGCCACAAGTACAGGCAGCAGCGGCAGCCCCGGCGAATCCATCCGCTGAAATCAAGGTCTACGATACCACCACGCAGCCACTGGCGCAGATACTGGCTCAAGCCCAGCAAGATGGTGCAACGATAGTCGTCGGCCCATTGCTTAAAAACAATGTTGACCAGTTAGCCACAACGACTTCGCCACTGAATATCCTGGCGCTGAACCAGCCGGAAAGCGTACAGAACCGTGCCAATATCTGCTACTTCGCGCTGTCGCCAGAAGATGAAGCCCGTGATGCAGCAGGCCATATCTGGCAACAGGGCCACCGTGCACCGCTGTTACTGGTGCCGCGTAGCACACTGGGCGATCGCGTGACCAAAGCCTTTGCCGATGAATGGCTGAAGCTGGGTGGCGGCACGGTGCTGCAACAAAAATTCGGTTCTATTGCCGAACTCAAACAAGGGATTAACAGCGGTTCAGGTATCGCGTTAAGCGGTACTCCGGTAACGCCAGCCTCCGCTCAACCTGCGGGTGTGACCATCGGCGGGCTGACTATTCCACCACCACCGACTGATGCGCAAATTACCGCGGGTACGTCCGGTGGCGTAGACGCCGCTTATATTGTGGCAACACCGGATGAAGTCGCTCTGATCAAACCGATGATCGCCATGCGTACCGGTAGCCGTAGCGCAGCACAACTGTATGCCAGCTCGCGCAGCTCTCAGGGCGTGAACGGTCCAGATTTCCGTCTGGAAATGGACGGTTTGCAGTTCAGTGAAATCCCGATGCTTGCGGGCAACAATCCATCGTTGATGCAACAAGCGTTGGGGAGTGTGCGTAACGACTACTCGCTGGCGCGCCTGTATGCGATGGGTGTGGATGCATGGTCACTGGCAAATCACTTCTCTCAAATCCGCCAGGTGCCGGGTTATCAGGTGAATGGCAACACCGGCACGCTGTCTGCAAATCCAGATTGCGTCATTAACAGGAAGTTAAATTGGCTGCAATTCAGTCGGGGTCAAATCGTTCCAGCCTCCTGA
- the dolP gene encoding division/outer membrane stress-associated lipid-binding lipoprotein: MKALKPLAVLFTALLLQGCVAAAVVGTAAVATKTATDPRSVGTQVDDGTLELRVSSALSKDAQIKKDARINVSAYQGKVLLVGQAPNTELASRAKQIALGVDGTTEVYNEIRIMAPIGLGTASSDTWITTKVRSQLLASDQVKSTSVKVTTENSEVFLLGLVTEREAKAAADIASRVSDVKHVTTAFTILK; this comes from the coding sequence ATGAAGGCATTAAAGCCACTTGCAGTCCTTTTTACTGCGTTACTTCTACAAGGTTGTGTTGCTGCCGCAGTAGTGGGTACCGCCGCTGTCGCCACTAAAACCGCGACAGATCCTCGCTCAGTCGGTACTCAGGTTGACGATGGTACTCTGGAATTGCGCGTAAGCAGCGCATTGTCTAAAGACGCACAAATCAAGAAAGACGCACGTATCAATGTCTCGGCTTATCAGGGAAAAGTCCTGCTTGTCGGCCAGGCGCCAAATACTGAACTCGCTTCACGAGCCAAACAAATTGCGTTGGGCGTTGATGGCACCACCGAGGTGTACAACGAAATCCGTATCATGGCACCGATCGGCTTAGGTACAGCGTCGTCAGATACCTGGATTACCACCAAAGTACGCTCGCAATTGCTGGCAAGCGACCAGGTAAAATCGACCAGTGTGAAAGTCACTACCGAGAATAGCGAAGTCTTCTTATTGGGGCTGGTGACAGAACGGGAAGCTAAAGCTGCGGCAGATATTGCCAGCCGGGTCAGTGACGTAAAACATGTGACGACTGCGTTTACTATTCTGAAGTAA
- a CDS encoding YraN family protein, producing the protein MAAIQSGSNRSSLLTRQQAGAHYELSARRFLERKGLRFIAANVHARGGEIDLIMQHGAVIVFVEVRYRRSDLFGSAAASVTRRKQQKLLHVAQYWLARTSGSFDTVDCRFDVLAFTGNEIEWLTNAFTADV; encoded by the coding sequence TTGGCTGCAATTCAGTCGGGGTCAAATCGTTCCAGCCTCCTGACCCGTCAACAAGCTGGCGCGCACTACGAGTTGAGCGCGCGCCGCTTTCTTGAACGCAAAGGACTGCGCTTTATTGCTGCCAATGTTCATGCACGCGGTGGCGAAATCGACCTCATCATGCAACACGGTGCCGTTATCGTCTTTGTAGAAGTACGATACCGGCGCTCCGACCTCTTTGGTAGTGCTGCTGCCAGCGTCACGCGTCGCAAGCAACAAAAATTGTTACATGTCGCTCAGTATTGGCTAGCACGCACATCAGGAAGTTTTGATACTGTGGATTGCCGTTTCGATGTGTTAGCCTTCACCGGCAATGAAATAGAGTGGTTAACCAACGCGTTCACCGCAGATGTTTAA